From one Acidobacteriota bacterium genomic stretch:
- a CDS encoding VWA domain-containing protein encodes MKYFASLIVATAAIFVFSGGIRAQGVVVPIICEFRPCRPIPRPMPVPLPNALPVKSIELDTRIEGQIATTHLVQVFRNDTPYTLEGTYFFPIPESASIIEFAIWENGKKLVGEVRSREEARRIYDEIVRRQRDPGLLEYAGKDLFQASIFPIPPNSDKKLELKYSQVLKAESGTVAYRYPLGTGRNLWRQSPDEVSRRNMPTQKFGTVSGKIEIVGREALRNIYSPSHQVDVKRRGETSATVSFETSNNDNDFQLFYGLSSNDFGLSLLTYREPGKDGFFLLQLSPKDNLSERELINKDIIFVLDTSGSMADNAGTGAKGGTKLEKARNALNFGIQTLREGDRFNVINFAGEEHLMESGLIAANAEGKRRGAEFVNRLTPNGGTNINDALRAAMRQFDSSDRPKMLVFMTDGLPTIGEQNVDQIIKNAAEIKVDGLRLFNFGVGYDVNTTLLDKLAAQNGGTADYVEPSEDLEVKVSNFFAKVSSPVLTDLELDFGGVQTDLMYPRKLTDIFKGTQLTVIGRYRNVNDLNNIVLKLRGKAGRETRTFEYRNLDFPVRADKNDFLPRLWATRRVGWLIEQIRANGDNKELRDEIVDLGTRFGIVTPYTSYLATDGSENQTLVRQQQVPTPTAKTRIADSSGRGAVLASKDAKEKQEAVSVIDDEDKVSRESRRTMKKVSVKTFYLENGVWTDGEFKESARLPETKLRFMSAEYFDLLASDKELAQYLSLGEEVVVVWKGRLYRITK; translated from the coding sequence ATGAAGTATTTTGCGAGTCTGATCGTCGCGACGGCGGCGATTTTTGTGTTTTCGGGCGGCATCCGCGCGCAGGGCGTGGTCGTACCGATCATCTGCGAATTCCGTCCGTGCCGGCCGATACCGAGACCGATGCCCGTACCGCTGCCGAACGCGCTGCCGGTGAAATCGATCGAACTCGACACGCGGATCGAAGGGCAGATCGCGACGACGCACCTCGTCCAGGTATTTCGAAACGACACGCCTTACACGCTCGAAGGAACGTACTTCTTTCCGATACCCGAGTCCGCCTCGATAATCGAGTTCGCGATCTGGGAAAACGGCAAGAAACTCGTCGGCGAAGTTCGCTCACGCGAAGAAGCCAGGCGGATCTACGACGAGATCGTGCGCCGGCAACGCGACCCCGGCCTTCTCGAGTATGCCGGCAAGGACCTTTTCCAGGCATCCATCTTTCCGATTCCGCCGAACTCCGACAAGAAGCTCGAATTGAAGTATTCGCAGGTTCTCAAGGCCGAATCGGGAACGGTCGCTTATCGTTATCCGCTCGGAACGGGCCGCAACCTATGGCGTCAGAGCCCGGACGAAGTCAGCCGCCGCAATATGCCGACACAGAAGTTCGGGACCGTTTCGGGGAAGATCGAGATCGTCGGCCGCGAGGCGCTGCGGAACATCTATTCACCGTCGCATCAGGTGGACGTCAAACGCCGCGGCGAGACGTCGGCGACAGTATCTTTCGAAACGTCGAACAACGACAATGACTTCCAGCTTTTCTACGGGCTCTCGTCGAACGATTTCGGTCTTTCGCTTCTGACGTATCGCGAACCCGGCAAAGACGGATTTTTCCTGCTTCAGCTTTCGCCGAAGGACAACCTCTCGGAGCGCGAGCTGATCAACAAGGACATCATATTCGTACTCGACACTTCGGGTTCGATGGCCGATAACGCGGGAACGGGCGCAAAGGGCGGAACAAAGCTCGAAAAGGCGCGCAACGCTCTCAATTTCGGAATCCAGACCCTGCGCGAAGGCGACCGGTTCAACGTCATCAACTTTGCGGGCGAAGAACATCTTATGGAAAGCGGGTTGATCGCTGCCAACGCCGAAGGCAAGCGGCGCGGCGCCGAGTTCGTTAATCGGCTCACGCCGAACGGCGGGACGAACATCAACGACGCGCTGCGCGCCGCGATGCGTCAGTTCGACTCGTCGGATCGCCCGAAAATGCTTGTGTTTATGACCGACGGACTGCCGACGATCGGCGAGCAGAACGTCGATCAGATCATTAAGAATGCGGCGGAGATCAAGGTCGACGGTTTGCGGCTTTTCAACTTCGGCGTCGGCTACGACGTCAACACGACTTTGCTCGACAAACTGGCAGCGCAAAACGGCGGGACCGCCGACTACGTCGAACCGAGCGAGGATCTTGAGGTCAAGGTCTCGAACTTTTTCGCCAAGGTGAGTTCGCCGGTCCTGACCGATCTGGAACTCGATTTCGGCGGAGTCCAGACCGACCTGATGTATCCCCGCAAGTTGACGGATATCTTCAAGGGAACGCAGCTGACGGTCATCGGGCGTTACCGAAACGTCAATGATCTCAACAATATCGTGCTGAAACTGCGCGGCAAAGCGGGTCGGGAAACGCGTACGTTCGAATATCGGAACCTTGATTTTCCGGTCCGCGCCGACAAGAACGACTTCTTGCCGCGTCTCTGGGCGACACGTCGTGTCGGTTGGCTGATCGAGCAGATCCGAGCGAACGGCGACAACAAGGAATTGCGCGACGAGATCGTTGATCTCGGCACGCGTTTCGGGATCGTTACGCCGTACACGTCTTATTTGGCGACGGACGGCAGCGAGAATCAGACTCTGGTCAGACAACAGCAGGTGCCGACGCCGACCGCCAAGACCCGCATCGCGGACTCGTCCGGTCGCGGCGCGGTGCTTGCAAGCAAGGACGCGAAGGAGAAACAGGAAGCCGTCTCGGTGATCGACGATGAAGACAAGGTTAGTCGTGAATCGCGTCGGACGATGAAAAAGGTCAGCGTCAAGACGTTCTATCTCGAGAACGGCGTTTGGACCGACGGCGAGTTCAAGGAATCGGCTCGTCTCCCGGAGACGAAGCTCAGGTTTATGTCGGCCGAGTATTTCGATCTGCTCGCTTCAGACAAGGAGTTGGCGCAGTATCTGTCACTGGGCGAAGAGGTCGTCGTTGTCTGGAAAGGCAGACTTTATCGGATCACGAAGTAG
- a CDS encoding carboxypeptidase regulatory-like domain-containing protein, which yields MGKKLFLMALSLSILSFGANVFGQGTTSRVTGTVEDNSGGAVAGATVTLTNQGTNSSLTTQTSGSGVYVFDLVQPGDYRVTVEKAGFKKFVSSNNQVLVNQPATINVKLEIGDVSATVNVEGSAELVQTSTSGNVGGTVDQRSLESLPIVGLRGRNPLDLLNFQPGFVVGANTGGGNHVHGSRDRSFNFTLDGIDINESSAGGSNFTPLRPNPDSVQEFQFVSSNFTAELGRSTGAQVTFVTRSGTNRFKGSAFEYYQTPDLNANEYENNLNGLKRGQFVQHIFGGSFGGPIIKDKMFFFANIQFLRASESRLVTRTVLTPSARQGLFRYVLGGQNAAAGTTTPSVDSNGNVVRPICAAVPVTPCIQTYNINANQATNGNPTTVGLDTTLMAFMNAMPQANNYFVGDGLNTAGFNFAAPQTEKQYDLSFKIDYKFSESNVLYGRYSQGQQDTVCDSVNGGLQAFPDTPCKVTTARNPKGLAINWRWSPRANLTNEFVFGINRFAFSFANPTPNDNYPFIFNIVTDPFDNFTYNARKLRTYQFVDNLTWVKGNHTFKGGLNFRFGRQIDDRSSVSGADITPRVFFGTANNWGTSFITQFAIPAASSTGINANDRSRLLSLINDQLGRLGNVSQAFVADPSNPSQFAAAGSRWGFTHYYPEYDFYFQDSWKAMTNLTLDLGMRWEVKLSPSSDGLPTLRPDGQISYGSTPSNTLRWTEGKLFKNDFDNFSPSIGAAWDPLKDGKTSIRANVRVAYDRLPSQVFANSIFQSAPGNNTGVVNTAFSQAGALLRNGLPSLTPTSSPDVLRTPVALSSNSITVLDADFQYPEVYSWFLGFQRELPGGNLLEVNYIGKRGVHLFGGYDANQVNLGATDPRCPGQTFLSAFVEAQNTATTTNCLMTLLNGTNGTPSTLAAFRSTFSSQLANNSVGAVAQTLAGRTGTTSLTGNGFSPFFLMRYPQFTGGMNVLDSNDKSMYNALEIIIKRRMKAGISFQFSYTYSKSKDTRSFDPTFTTVSRANNQSASSTPFDNNNRSFNYAWSDFDRRDAFQGLYVIELPFGRGRKFGKEIGKGLDYLVGGWQLSGTVNIASGRPFTVYSGSNTFGNVVQSTANCNGCTRYLGVLVQENGTNYWFNSADRAQFSMPAAGSLGNTGRNFFVGPRRFEMDMSISKNIRISERFNFDLRADAKNVFNIKHFGFPTATQNSTTFGRIRDAVNSTARRIQLSVKINF from the coding sequence ATGGGCAAAAAGCTGTTTTTGATGGCACTTTCGCTTTCGATCTTGTCGTTTGGCGCGAACGTTTTCGGACAGGGGACAACTTCGCGCGTCACCGGAACGGTCGAAGACAATTCCGGTGGGGCGGTCGCCGGCGCGACCGTGACGCTCACGAATCAGGGCACAAACAGTTCCCTGACGACGCAAACCAGCGGCAGCGGAGTTTACGTTTTCGACCTTGTTCAGCCCGGTGACTACAGGGTCACGGTTGAAAAAGCCGGCTTCAAGAAGTTCGTTTCGTCGAACAACCAGGTTCTCGTCAATCAACCCGCGACGATCAACGTCAAGCTCGAGATCGGCGACGTTTCGGCAACCGTCAACGTCGAAGGTTCGGCCGAACTCGTGCAAACGAGCACGTCGGGCAACGTCGGCGGAACGGTCGACCAAAGGTCGCTCGAGAGTCTTCCGATCGTCGGTCTTCGCGGCCGCAATCCGCTCGATCTCTTGAATTTCCAGCCCGGCTTCGTGGTCGGCGCGAACACCGGCGGCGGTAACCACGTTCACGGTTCGCGCGACCGTTCGTTCAACTTCACGCTCGACGGAATCGACATCAACGAGTCGAGCGCAGGCGGTTCGAACTTCACGCCACTGCGCCCGAATCCGGATTCGGTGCAGGAATTCCAGTTCGTCTCCAGCAATTTTACGGCCGAACTCGGACGTTCGACCGGCGCTCAGGTGACGTTCGTGACGCGCAGCGGGACGAACCGTTTCAAGGGAAGCGCGTTCGAGTACTATCAAACGCCGGATCTCAACGCCAATGAGTATGAGAACAACCTGAACGGACTCAAACGGGGGCAGTTCGTCCAGCACATTTTCGGCGGCAGTTTCGGCGGTCCGATCATCAAGGACAAGATGTTCTTTTTTGCAAACATTCAATTTCTCCGAGCCTCGGAATCACGTCTCGTAACCCGCACGGTCCTAACGCCGTCAGCGCGGCAAGGGCTTTTCCGTTACGTGCTCGGCGGACAGAACGCCGCGGCCGGTACGACCACGCCCTCGGTCGATTCGAACGGCAATGTCGTTCGCCCGATCTGTGCCGCGGTTCCGGTGACTCCGTGCATCCAGACATACAACATCAACGCGAATCAGGCGACGAACGGCAATCCGACGACGGTCGGGCTCGATACGACCCTGATGGCTTTTATGAATGCGATGCCGCAGGCGAACAACTATTTCGTCGGTGACGGCCTGAACACCGCGGGCTTCAACTTCGCCGCGCCGCAAACCGAAAAACAGTACGATCTCTCGTTCAAGATCGACTACAAGTTCTCGGAAAGCAACGTTCTTTACGGTCGTTATTCGCAAGGCCAGCAAGACACGGTATGCGACAGCGTCAATGGCGGGCTTCAGGCATTCCCGGATACGCCGTGCAAGGTCACGACGGCGCGCAATCCGAAGGGCCTCGCCATCAACTGGCGCTGGTCGCCGAGAGCGAATCTGACCAACGAATTCGTCTTCGGAATCAACCGGTTTGCATTCAGCTTCGCCAACCCGACGCCGAATGACAACTATCCGTTCATTTTCAACATCGTTACCGACCCGTTCGATAATTTCACCTACAACGCGCGCAAACTCCGCACGTACCAGTTCGTGGACAATCTGACGTGGGTCAAGGGCAACCACACTTTCAAGGGTGGTCTCAATTTCCGTTTCGGCCGCCAGATAGACGATCGTTCATCGGTTTCGGGCGCCGACATTACACCGCGTGTGTTCTTCGGCACCGCGAACAACTGGGGAACGTCTTTCATTACTCAGTTTGCGATTCCGGCGGCGAGTTCGACCGGAATCAACGCCAACGACCGTTCGAGATTGCTGAGCTTGATCAACGACCAACTCGGCCGGCTCGGCAACGTTTCGCAAGCGTTTGTCGCTGATCCGAGCAACCCGAGCCAGTTCGCAGCGGCCGGGTCGCGTTGGGGATTCACGCATTATTATCCGGAATACGATTTCTATTTCCAGGATTCGTGGAAGGCGATGACGAACCTCACACTCGACCTCGGAATGCGTTGGGAAGTCAAGCTGTCGCCGTCATCAGACGGACTACCGACGCTCCGTCCCGATGGCCAGATCAGCTACGGTTCGACGCCGTCGAACACGCTTCGCTGGACCGAAGGGAAGTTGTTCAAGAACGATTTCGACAACTTCTCGCCGTCGATCGGCGCGGCCTGGGATCCGCTCAAGGATGGAAAGACTTCGATCCGCGCGAATGTACGCGTCGCCTACGACCGTCTCCCGTCGCAGGTTTTTGCGAACAGCATTTTCCAGAGCGCACCGGGCAATAATACCGGCGTCGTCAATACGGCCTTTTCTCAGGCCGGCGCGTTGCTCCGAAACGGATTGCCGTCGTTGACGCCGACATCGTCGCCTGACGTTCTTCGAACGCCGGTTGCGCTTTCGTCGAACAGCATCACGGTGCTTGACGCCGACTTCCAGTATCCCGAAGTTTACTCGTGGTTCCTCGGGTTCCAACGCGAACTTCCGGGCGGCAATCTGCTTGAGGTCAACTATATCGGCAAACGCGGAGTCCATTTGTTCGGCGGCTACGATGCCAATCAGGTGAATCTCGGTGCGACCGATCCGCGCTGTCCGGGACAAACGTTCCTGAGCGCATTTGTCGAAGCGCAGAATACGGCGACGACGACGAACTGCCTGATGACGCTGCTTAACGGAACGAACGGTACGCCGAGCACGCTCGCTGCATTTCGTTCGACCTTCTCGTCGCAGTTGGCGAACAACTCGGTCGGCGCCGTCGCGCAAACGCTTGCCGGACGTACCGGAACGACATCGCTGACGGGCAACGGATTCAGCCCGTTCTTCCTGATGCGCTATCCGCAGTTTACCGGTGGTATGAACGTCCTCGACAGCAACGATAAGTCGATGTACAACGCGCTCGAGATCATCATCAAGCGCCGGATGAAGGCGGGGATCAGCTTCCAGTTCAGCTATACGTACTCGAAGTCGAAAGACACGCGTTCGTTCGACCCGACGTTCACGACGGTCTCGCGAGCCAACAACCAATCGGCATCGAGTACGCCGTTTGACAACAACAACCGCTCGTTCAACTACGCTTGGTCGGATTTCGACCGGCGCGACGCGTTCCAGGGGCTTTACGTGATCGAACTTCCGTTCGGTCGCGGCCGAAAATTCGGCAAGGAAATCGGAAAGGGACTCGATTATCTGGTCGGCGGCTGGCAGCTTTCGGGAACGGTGAACATCGCTTCGGGGCGTCCGTTCACGGTTTATTCGGGTTCGAATACCTTCGGAAACGTCGTTCAGTCGACCGCGAATTGCAACGGGTGCACGCGTTATCTAGGCGTTCTTGTGCAGGAAAACGGAACGAACTATTGGTTCAATTCGGCCGACCGTGCGCAGTTCTCGATGCCGGCCGCGGGTTCTCTCGGAAATACGGGCAGAAACTTCTTCGTCGGACCAAGGCGCTTTGAAATGGATATGTCGATTTCGAAGAACATCCGCATATCGGAGCGCTTCAACTTCGACCTTCGGGCCGACGCGAAGAACGTTTTCAACATCAAGCACTTCGGATTCCCGACGGCGACGCAAAACTCGACGACCTTCGGACGCATCCGCGATGCTGTCAACAGCACCGCACGACGCATCCAGCTTTCGGTGAAGATCAACTT